A stretch of the Serratia marcescens genome encodes the following:
- a CDS encoding DUF3540 domain-containing protein, with product MSVANTTRAVNIAPPQQAAGQVVNLLPDGSLIVECEGRGWHCRRAASCLLTPALGDSVLVAGCGHQLWAIAVLERAEPQSAARLCVAGDLQIETPNGSLSLHSAQALKLSGDAMTLQANSGDCHVDKMKYSGEELSAFVSISRLVGKRCESLWHSVSQISHSLFRKVRQTEHVRAGQLDYQAEDYARIHARNTLITSKDITKLDSEQIHVG from the coding sequence ATGAGCGTTGCCAACACAACTCGCGCCGTCAACATCGCACCGCCCCAACAGGCCGCCGGCCAGGTCGTCAACCTGTTGCCGGACGGCAGCCTGATAGTGGAATGTGAAGGCCGCGGCTGGCATTGCCGCCGGGCGGCGAGCTGCCTGCTGACGCCGGCCCTCGGCGATAGCGTGCTGGTCGCCGGCTGCGGCCACCAGCTGTGGGCGATCGCCGTCCTCGAGCGCGCAGAACCGCAAAGCGCGGCGCGGCTCTGCGTCGCAGGCGACCTGCAAATTGAAACGCCAAACGGTTCGCTGTCGCTGCACAGCGCGCAGGCGCTGAAACTGAGCGGCGACGCCATGACGCTGCAGGCCAACAGCGGCGACTGCCACGTCGACAAAATGAAATACAGCGGCGAGGAGCTGTCGGCCTTCGTCAGCATCAGCCGCCTGGTCGGTAAACGCTGCGAGTCGCTGTGGCATTCGGTCAGCCAGATCAGCCATTCGCTGTTCCGCAAAGTGCGCCAAACCGAGCACGTGCGCGCCGGGCAGCTGGATTATCAAGCGGAAGATTACGCCCGCATTCATGCCCGCAACACGCTCATTACCTCAAAAGACATCACCAAACTGGATTCGGAACAAATCCACGTCGGATAA
- the tssK gene encoding type VI secretion system baseplate subunit TssK, translated as MKDAHKVVWTEGMFLRPHHFQQAENYLEGYMRNWGQAHSGCFWGFLTLDLDQTLLRQGKIALNAASGIMPDGTPFRFSGAQQAPAPLTIAENKTGENVVLALPTYRAGREDVIFQESPEALARYLAYENEVDDLNAVSVGSAALQFGRLRLRLMLESELNAEWTALGVTRVLEKRGDNSLRLDTAQIPPMLNCQGNPVLKTFINDLQGLLQQRSQQMSQRLLQPGRGGSSEMVDFMLLQLINRHLGQVSHAYHLDHLHPERLFADWLQFATELASFSAQRTPEGRLPVYDHDNLALCFGKLMLLLRQGLSVVLEDNAIQLTLVERSHGLNVATVQDAKMMRDFGFVLAVRADVAAEVLLTHFPAQMKIAPVTRIRDLVQLQLPGIGLRTMPAAPRQIPYHAGYTYFELEKGGDLWKQMEKSSAFALHLAGEFPGLDMEFWAIRSHTDR; from the coding sequence ATGAAAGATGCTCATAAGGTTGTCTGGACTGAGGGGATGTTTTTGCGCCCTCACCATTTCCAGCAGGCGGAAAACTATCTCGAAGGCTATATGCGCAACTGGGGCCAGGCCCACAGCGGCTGTTTCTGGGGGTTCCTCACCCTGGATCTGGACCAAACGCTGCTGCGCCAGGGCAAGATTGCGCTCAACGCCGCCAGCGGCATCATGCCGGACGGCACGCCGTTTCGCTTCTCCGGCGCCCAGCAGGCGCCCGCGCCGCTGACCATCGCCGAAAACAAGACCGGTGAAAACGTGGTGCTGGCCCTGCCGACCTACCGCGCGGGGCGTGAAGACGTGATCTTTCAGGAAAGCCCGGAGGCGCTGGCGCGCTATCTGGCTTACGAGAACGAAGTCGACGATCTCAACGCCGTCTCGGTGGGCAGCGCGGCGCTGCAGTTCGGCCGCCTGCGCCTGCGGCTGATGCTGGAGAGCGAACTCAACGCCGAATGGACGGCGCTCGGCGTGACCCGCGTGCTGGAAAAACGCGGCGACAACAGCCTGCGTCTCGATACCGCGCAGATCCCGCCGATGCTGAACTGCCAGGGCAACCCGGTACTGAAAACCTTCATCAACGATCTGCAGGGCCTGCTGCAACAGCGCAGCCAGCAGATGAGCCAGCGTCTGCTGCAGCCGGGCCGCGGCGGCAGTTCCGAAATGGTCGATTTCATGCTGCTGCAGCTGATCAACCGCCATCTCGGCCAGGTGAGCCACGCCTACCATCTCGACCATCTGCACCCGGAGCGCCTGTTCGCCGATTGGCTGCAGTTCGCGACAGAGCTCGCCAGCTTCTCGGCGCAGCGCACCCCGGAAGGCCGCCTGCCGGTGTATGACCACGACAACCTGGCGCTGTGCTTCGGCAAGCTGATGCTGTTGCTGCGTCAGGGGCTGTCGGTGGTGCTGGAAGACAACGCCATTCAGCTGACGCTGGTCGAACGCTCCCACGGACTGAACGTCGCCACCGTGCAGGACGCCAAAATGATGCGCGACTTCGGTTTCGTGCTGGCGGTGCGCGCCGACGTGGCCGCCGAGGTGTTGCTGACCCATTTCCCGGCGCAGATGAAGATCGCCCCGGTCACGCGCATCCGCGATTTGGTGCAGCTGCAGCTGCCGGGCATCGGTTTGCGCACCATGCCCGCCGCGCCGCGCCAGATCCCCTATCACGCCGGCTACACCTACTTCGAGCTGGAAAAAGGCGGCGACCTGTGGAAACAGATGGAAAAATCCAGCGCCTTCGCCCTGCACCTGGCCGGCGAATTCCCGGGGCTGGACATGGAATTTTGGGCGATTCGCAGCCATACGGACCGGTAA
- the tssJ gene encoding type VI secretion system lipoprotein TssJ yields the protein MTTPIASRWCGMLFLLLGALALGGCMSSAKSVPSRYSLVFDADRQVNAAAGAQPAPIKIRVLLLRSDAEFMDADFFSLQNDAKSVLGNSLLDSDQFFLTPGQTGKKLGGQSALDARYIGVIAEYQNLDGKTWRISLPLPEPTETNFYKVWQFSPDELEAHIVAGVSGLRPVKKVD from the coding sequence ATGACGACCCCTATCGCTTCCCGCTGGTGCGGGATGTTGTTTCTGCTGCTGGGCGCGCTGGCGCTCGGCGGTTGCATGTCTTCCGCCAAAAGCGTGCCGTCGCGTTATAGCCTGGTGTTCGATGCCGATCGCCAGGTCAACGCCGCCGCCGGCGCACAACCGGCGCCGATAAAAATTCGCGTGCTGCTGCTGCGTTCGGATGCGGAATTCATGGATGCCGACTTCTTCAGTCTGCAAAACGACGCCAAAAGCGTGCTCGGCAACAGCCTGCTGGACAGCGATCAGTTCTTCCTGACGCCGGGCCAGACCGGCAAGAAGCTCGGTGGGCAAAGCGCGTTGGACGCGCGTTACATCGGCGTGATCGCCGAGTATCAAAATCTGGACGGCAAGACCTGGCGCATTTCACTGCCGCTGCCGGAACCTACCGAAACCAATTTCTACAAGGTATGGCAATTCTCGCCGGATGAGCTGGAAGCGCATATCGTCGCGGGCGTGAGTGGCCTGCGCCCCGTAAAAAAGGTCGACTGA
- a CDS encoding pentapeptide repeat-containing protein — MTSKPEQIRQRVKRGELIAGEDLHGLSFAGMDLAGGMFNELNLNGVNFSDCDLRDSVFSDCRLEHAQFARANLKQTAFNQCAMSGGRFNESHIELTMFNDCRLEQSDFSRLSLNQSHWMSCQLAGANFSATQHDRTTFYESPLSGAALNQARLSLVTFFRLNLCETGLDGVDFDRVTFFECDHRGKSYAGQRLIACQFTDNQLDDVDFSQATLRQSNFKGASLRRANLAGVQAQQSLWLEANLTQAQCRGGQFDQAIFSEATLDAANFSQARLYQCVFQRSRAARCDFSDSDLTYADFCYADIGAADFRRARFMRTSMHRAHQQQTRWGDRNGILERDEELYAAETWSAQRQSRI; from the coding sequence ATGACCTCAAAACCTGAGCAGATACGCCAGCGCGTGAAACGCGGCGAGCTGATTGCCGGTGAGGATTTGCACGGCCTGTCATTCGCCGGTATGGATTTGGCCGGTGGCATGTTCAACGAACTGAACCTGAACGGCGTGAACTTCTCCGATTGCGATCTGCGCGACAGCGTCTTCAGCGATTGCCGGCTCGAGCATGCGCAATTTGCACGGGCGAACCTGAAGCAAACGGCCTTCAATCAGTGCGCCATGTCGGGCGGCCGCTTCAACGAGAGCCATATCGAACTGACGATGTTCAACGACTGCCGGCTTGAACAGAGCGACTTCAGCCGGCTGTCGCTCAACCAAAGCCACTGGATGTCATGCCAATTGGCCGGCGCGAACTTTTCCGCCACTCAGCACGATCGCACCACCTTCTACGAAAGCCCGCTCAGCGGCGCTGCGTTGAATCAGGCGCGGTTATCCCTTGTCACGTTCTTTCGCTTAAACCTCTGTGAGACAGGGCTTGATGGGGTAGATTTCGACCGCGTCACGTTTTTCGAATGTGACCATCGAGGCAAAAGTTACGCCGGGCAGCGCCTGATCGCCTGCCAGTTTACCGATAACCAATTGGACGACGTCGATTTTAGCCAGGCGACGCTGCGCCAGAGCAATTTCAAGGGCGCTTCGCTGCGGCGCGCCAACCTGGCGGGCGTGCAGGCGCAACAGTCGCTGTGGTTGGAGGCCAACCTGACTCAGGCGCAGTGCCGTGGCGGGCAGTTCGATCAGGCGATCTTCAGCGAAGCGACGTTGGACGCCGCCAACTTCAGCCAGGCGCGCCTGTATCAATGCGTGTTCCAGCGCAGCCGTGCAGCACGCTGTGATTTCAGCGACAGCGACCTGACCTACGCCGATTTCTGTTATGCCGACATCGGTGCCGCCGATTTCCGGCGCGCGCGCTTTATGCGCACCAGCATGCATCGTGCCCACCAGCAGCAAACGCGCTGGGGCGATCGCAACGGGATCCTCGAGCGCGACGAAGAGCTGTACGCCGCCGAAACCTGGAGCGCACAGCGCCAGAGCCGAATCTGA
- a CDS encoding DUF2169 family type VI secretion system accessory protein, which translates to MKVVKPLRLSALHRPFSWQGQNYLGVSVLALADMGASPRLRPEPELWQLAADELALSGGVLDLAIPKACAEFLATGNAYTHHQQDKTACAVKIQLDSLEKTLVVFGDRHWINDRPSTPLPFAEMRLDWRRAYGGTQFADNPHGIGATPETFPQGRIHRLPNVEPLQGRLASPRQSAQPASFDALDITWPRRFSRIGKNYDADWLKNGFPGFANDIDWRLFNMADSDQQFPQRDSLPPRAAYRIWNMHPSEPVQQGHLPPWRARCFINRLRGGETHFEEIAMRHTTVWFFPHREQMLLIYQGSARINEDDAADVMQLMPALETDGEPRSIAHYRQVLAQRLDKERGALHAFREQELLPEACIGAWLDTETPTQQSPMAENIAAYEHQQREEHRLRLLREGQDIDELFPLPSQEAPPKLDELAEFVERLENQAEAQYQDMLKLAQAEGIDPLNPGGDHVPPSGAESYQQQRDLLFQEARQHPDAFSDKQLGESERALHQMYLMSAQAQSPALRLSGDLAQIIRQRVAAAMLRDKDLSGLDLTGADLSGMDLCQANLRGALLENANLRQTQLVGCDLREAMLARADLSGAVLQQADLSHASLALAKCEATNFGGAQLHETNIQQTLFQRCDFTMASLRDLLGYETLLGLCDFSRATLANITLMELQLEQLTFSHARLDKVSFVKCRLQAVNFDRARLESCAWVDTETQSLSFRAARLTACAFAAKTLLPQADFSDATLNQCNLRQMPLQRANFSRARLDNCDLSETRLNEADFRQANGSGSLFIRSDLSRANLRDASFIAAILQKCVLSGADLQGANLFRADLSQSQVDQATRLDGAYTARVKTLPRHNGKEV; encoded by the coding sequence ATGAAAGTCGTAAAACCTCTGCGCCTCAGCGCGCTTCATCGCCCCTTCTCTTGGCAAGGGCAAAACTATCTGGGCGTTTCCGTTTTGGCCTTGGCCGACATGGGGGCCTCCCCGCGCCTGCGTCCCGAACCGGAGCTGTGGCAGTTGGCCGCCGACGAACTCGCGTTGAGCGGCGGCGTGCTCGATCTGGCTATCCCGAAAGCCTGCGCGGAGTTTCTCGCTACCGGCAACGCCTACACCCACCATCAACAAGACAAAACCGCTTGCGCCGTGAAGATCCAGCTGGATTCTCTGGAAAAAACGCTGGTGGTTTTCGGCGATCGCCACTGGATCAACGATCGTCCCTCCACTCCCCTCCCTTTTGCAGAAATGCGTCTGGACTGGCGCCGGGCTTACGGCGGCACCCAGTTCGCCGATAATCCGCACGGCATCGGCGCCACTCCAGAAACATTTCCGCAAGGCCGTATCCATCGCCTACCCAATGTTGAACCGCTGCAGGGGCGCCTCGCGTCTCCTCGGCAAAGCGCGCAACCGGCAAGCTTTGACGCGTTGGATATCACCTGGCCACGCCGCTTCTCCCGCATCGGTAAAAACTACGACGCCGACTGGTTGAAAAACGGCTTTCCCGGCTTCGCCAACGATATCGACTGGCGCCTGTTCAACATGGCGGACAGCGATCAGCAGTTTCCTCAACGCGACAGCTTGCCGCCCCGGGCTGCCTATCGGATTTGGAACATGCACCCTTCAGAACCGGTACAGCAAGGGCATTTGCCGCCGTGGCGCGCGCGCTGCTTCATCAACCGACTGCGCGGCGGCGAAACGCATTTCGAAGAGATTGCGATGCGCCATACCACCGTCTGGTTCTTCCCGCATCGGGAACAAATGCTGTTGATCTATCAGGGTAGCGCGCGCATCAATGAGGACGATGCCGCCGACGTGATGCAGCTGATGCCGGCCCTGGAAACCGATGGCGAGCCCCGCTCCATCGCGCATTATCGGCAGGTGTTGGCCCAGCGGCTGGATAAAGAACGGGGGGCTTTACACGCTTTTCGTGAACAAGAGTTACTGCCGGAAGCGTGCATCGGCGCCTGGCTGGATACGGAAACGCCGACGCAGCAAAGCCCGATGGCGGAAAATATCGCCGCCTACGAACACCAACAACGCGAAGAGCATCGCCTGCGTCTGCTGCGTGAAGGTCAGGACATCGATGAACTGTTCCCGCTGCCGTCGCAAGAAGCGCCGCCGAAGCTGGACGAGCTCGCCGAATTCGTCGAGCGTCTGGAAAACCAGGCCGAGGCGCAGTATCAGGACATGCTCAAGCTGGCGCAAGCCGAGGGTATCGATCCGCTCAACCCCGGTGGGGATCACGTGCCGCCATCCGGTGCGGAAAGCTACCAGCAGCAGCGCGATCTGCTGTTCCAGGAGGCGCGCCAGCATCCCGACGCGTTTAGCGACAAACAGCTGGGGGAAAGCGAGCGCGCGCTGCACCAAATGTATTTAATGTCGGCACAGGCGCAAAGCCCTGCACTGCGTTTAAGCGGCGATCTGGCGCAAATCATTCGCCAACGCGTCGCCGCCGCCATGCTGCGCGATAAGGATCTCAGCGGTCTTGATCTCACCGGCGCCGATCTGTCCGGCATGGATCTCTGCCAGGCTAACTTGCGCGGCGCTTTGCTGGAAAACGCCAATCTGCGCCAAACCCAACTGGTGGGTTGCGATCTTCGCGAGGCGATGTTGGCGCGCGCCGATCTCAGCGGCGCCGTCTTGCAGCAGGCCGATCTGAGCCACGCCTCTTTGGCCCTGGCGAAATGCGAAGCGACGAATTTCGGCGGCGCGCAGCTGCACGAAACCAACATTCAGCAAACGTTGTTTCAACGCTGCGATTTCACGATGGCGTCATTACGCGATTTGCTGGGATACGAAACCTTGCTCGGGCTGTGTGATTTCAGCCGCGCCACGCTGGCCAACATTACGCTGATGGAGCTGCAGTTGGAGCAACTGACATTCAGCCACGCCCGGCTCGACAAAGTCAGCTTCGTCAAATGCCGGCTGCAGGCGGTGAACTTCGATCGGGCGCGGCTGGAAAGCTGCGCCTGGGTTGATACCGAGACGCAAAGCCTCAGCTTCCGCGCCGCACGCCTCACGGCCTGCGCCTTTGCGGCAAAGACGCTGTTGCCGCAGGCGGATTTCAGCGACGCGACGCTAAACCAGTGCAATTTGCGCCAGATGCCGTTGCAGCGGGCTAATTTCAGCCGGGCGCGCCTCGACAACTGCGACCTGTCGGAAACCCGGCTGAACGAGGCCGATTTCCGTCAGGCCAACGGCAGCGGCAGCCTGTTCATCCGCAGCGATCTGTCTCGCGCCAACCTGCGCGACGCCAGTTTCATTGCGGCTATCCTGCAAAAATGCGTGCTGTCAGGCGCCGACCTGCAGGGCGCCAATCTGTTCCGGGCAGACCTGTCGCAATCCCAAGTGGATCAGGCGACCCGGCTCGACGGTGCCTATACCGCCAGGGTGAAAACATTGCCTCGCCACAACGGGAAGGAAGTATGA
- a CDS encoding LysR family transcriptional regulator translates to MNLANVDLNLLVVFEALYQTRNVTAAGRRLNRAQPSVSNALARLRTLLNDPLFVRSGGGMAPTPRAHQLMPQIQQVLEQIHLALAPPARFDPATAGQRRFTLAAGDYADILLLPAIISRLRQTAPGIDIRVSRLDRHNIYRQLDRGEVDIALGGHLSGAESHYVRTLFEEHLVCIASRSHPQLADGRWDLARYLSLPHGLYAPADDGSARGLVDRRLAEIGGQRRVAVTFSHIAALPAVVADSDLIATLAASAARHFSDPQRVRILPLPDELAIAPFPIELIAGRQAQRDPALIWLCELIGQLPFAASSR, encoded by the coding sequence ATGAATTTAGCCAACGTCGATCTCAACTTGCTGGTGGTGTTCGAGGCGCTATATCAGACGCGCAACGTCACCGCCGCAGGCCGGCGTCTTAACCGCGCCCAGCCCTCCGTCAGCAATGCCTTGGCACGGCTGCGCACGCTGCTGAACGATCCGCTGTTTGTTCGCAGCGGCGGCGGCATGGCGCCTACGCCACGCGCCCATCAGCTTATGCCGCAGATACAGCAGGTGCTTGAACAGATCCATCTGGCGTTGGCGCCCCCTGCCCGTTTCGATCCGGCCACCGCCGGGCAGCGGCGCTTTACGCTGGCGGCCGGCGACTATGCCGATATCCTGCTGCTGCCCGCTATCATCAGTCGGTTACGTCAGACAGCACCCGGCATCGATATTCGCGTTTCGCGCCTGGATCGCCACAATATTTACCGGCAACTGGATCGCGGCGAGGTGGATATCGCGCTGGGAGGGCACCTTTCCGGAGCGGAAAGCCACTATGTGCGCACGTTGTTTGAAGAACATCTGGTGTGTATCGCCAGCCGTTCACACCCACAGTTGGCGGATGGCCGCTGGGATCTGGCACGCTACCTCAGCCTGCCGCATGGGCTGTACGCACCCGCAGACGACGGCTCTGCCAGGGGATTGGTCGACCGGCGCCTGGCGGAAATCGGCGGTCAACGGCGCGTCGCCGTGACCTTTTCACATATTGCCGCTCTGCCGGCCGTGGTCGCCGACAGCGATCTGATCGCCACCCTGGCCGCCAGCGCGGCCCGGCATTTTTCCGATCCACAACGCGTACGCATTCTCCCGCTGCCTGACGAGTTGGCCATCGCGCCTTTCCCCATTGAGCTGATCGCCGGCCGGCAGGCGCAACGCGACCCGGCGTTAATCTGGCTCTGTGAGCTGATAGGCCAACTCCCCTTCGCCGCCTCCTCACGTTAA
- a CDS encoding DUF3592 domain-containing protein — MSKAKNVFTVIGLILLAPILSLVGFFKFITVDIWGYFKHIGSSLSVMENGISASGQIVSIRQTNLWDGNRPVCEVEVKYIAQDGKNHTAVAKGPISVVDLPRYQPGHFIAIKYDPKNPKKAVIEELSRL; from the coding sequence ATGTCGAAGGCCAAAAATGTTTTCACCGTTATCGGTTTGATTTTATTGGCTCCCATCCTCAGCCTGGTGGGCTTTTTCAAATTTATCACGGTCGATATCTGGGGCTATTTCAAACATATCGGTTCGTCCCTCAGCGTGATGGAGAACGGTATTTCCGCCTCAGGGCAAATCGTCAGCATTCGCCAGACCAACCTGTGGGATGGGAATCGACCGGTCTGCGAAGTCGAAGTCAAGTACATCGCCCAAGACGGAAAAAACCATACGGCGGTGGCGAAAGGCCCGATCAGCGTCGTGGATTTGCCGCGTTATCAGCCGGGCCATTTCATCGCGATAAAGTACGACCCGAAGAACCCAAAAAAAGCGGTGATCGAAGAGCTTTCGCGACTTTGA
- a CDS encoding type VI secretion system Vgr family protein, with the protein MDRLIIAHTPLPSHQLLFRSLSGEEKLAGLFEFDVELLSPDNRLDLKALLGQKITLELRGNPLAPRYLNGNITRMTLSGREAGGNRYYIYRAVLRPTLWYLTQNRDFRIYQEKTVPDILTQVLGQYQVKIDNRLSYDYRIWGYCVQYQESDFDFISRLMEHEGIYYYFTHQQDGHTLVLADAPSAHQELAGYASIPYQLAEGGLVENKDSINSWSVSDAITPSLYSLDDYDFRKPRARLLEARQNPASFAQDKAEVFDWPGRYTDHAHGQFYVKVRQQEFEAQHEQMSGEGNSQGIAPGYRFQLTQAPRMEDNRTYLVVSAHYFMQENSYASNDNDVGEQRTEFQVVPADINWRPARTTPWPKTHGPQTAEVVGPEGESIWTDKYGRVKLKFRWDRHGSGNETSSCWVRVSSAWAGWKYGGIQIPRVGEEVVVDFINGDPDRPIITGRVYNEDSMPPWDLPGDATKMGFMSRSKGGGADNASFLFLEDSPGNESFDMHAERNMNMTVENDKNVNIDGSRTTTIGRQQDDTVTGDATFLYKAKRTTTVNGLETANLNAHQTVNIKGGRDLTIIDGGDKIDITGNQTFKLDGAQTQNITQTQHVTVKGNQTLDITEGQQTSTIKQGQTVNITSGGQHTTITAGGQILTIEAGGQTATVTGDVTETYNNNQNTTITGTLTIKAKTIDITSADGVSVQTPSWKDNCHGWKWVATGANFAFYGSNLSLTATSLKHTMLDISHNPLSISKTNFKLSNDPMTFTQLGALVTNGALRLSTKALAIFL; encoded by the coding sequence ATGGATCGTCTTATCATTGCGCACACACCTTTGCCCTCCCATCAGCTGTTGTTCAGAAGCCTTTCCGGCGAGGAAAAACTGGCCGGATTGTTCGAATTCGACGTCGAACTGCTCAGTCCTGACAATCGGCTCGATCTGAAAGCGCTGCTGGGACAAAAAATCACGCTGGAGCTGCGGGGCAATCCGCTGGCACCGCGTTATCTCAACGGCAATATCACGCGCATGACCCTCTCCGGACGAGAAGCCGGCGGCAACCGTTACTATATCTACCGCGCCGTGCTGCGCCCCACGCTGTGGTATCTAACGCAAAACCGCGATTTTCGCATCTACCAGGAAAAGACCGTTCCCGACATCCTGACTCAGGTGCTGGGGCAGTATCAGGTGAAAATCGATAACCGCCTGAGTTACGACTACCGTATCTGGGGGTACTGCGTGCAGTACCAGGAGAGCGATTTCGATTTCATCAGTCGCCTGATGGAACACGAAGGCATCTATTACTATTTCACGCACCAACAAGACGGCCATACGCTGGTGCTGGCTGACGCGCCGTCGGCACATCAGGAACTCGCCGGCTACGCCAGCATTCCCTATCAGCTCGCGGAAGGCGGCCTGGTGGAAAACAAAGACAGCATCAACAGCTGGAGCGTTTCTGACGCCATCACGCCCAGCCTCTATAGCCTGGATGACTACGATTTTCGCAAGCCGCGCGCGCGGTTGTTGGAGGCCCGGCAAAATCCCGCCTCGTTCGCGCAGGACAAAGCCGAGGTGTTCGACTGGCCCGGCCGTTATACCGATCACGCCCACGGCCAGTTTTACGTCAAGGTTCGCCAGCAGGAGTTCGAAGCGCAGCACGAGCAGATGAGCGGCGAAGGCAATTCGCAGGGCATTGCACCCGGCTACCGTTTTCAACTGACCCAGGCGCCGCGTATGGAAGACAACCGCACCTACCTGGTGGTCAGCGCGCATTACTTCATGCAGGAAAACAGCTACGCCAGCAACGATAACGATGTTGGCGAGCAGCGAACCGAATTTCAGGTCGTTCCGGCGGACATCAATTGGCGCCCGGCGCGCACCACGCCCTGGCCGAAAACCCATGGCCCGCAAACTGCCGAAGTGGTAGGACCGGAAGGGGAAAGCATCTGGACCGATAAATATGGCCGGGTGAAACTCAAATTCCGTTGGGATCGCCACGGCAGCGGCAATGAAACCAGCTCCTGCTGGGTGCGCGTCTCCAGCGCCTGGGCCGGCTGGAAATACGGCGGGATCCAGATCCCGCGCGTGGGTGAGGAAGTGGTGGTCGACTTTATCAACGGCGATCCGGATCGCCCTATCATCACCGGCCGCGTTTACAACGAAGACAGCATGCCGCCGTGGGATCTGCCTGGCGACGCCACTAAAATGGGCTTTATGAGCCGCAGTAAAGGCGGCGGTGCCGACAACGCCAGCTTTCTGTTCCTGGAAGACTCGCCCGGCAACGAATCGTTCGACATGCATGCCGAACGCAACATGAACATGACGGTGGAGAACGACAAGAACGTCAATATTGACGGCAGTCGCACCACCACCATCGGGCGCCAGCAGGACGACACCGTCACCGGCGACGCCACGTTCCTGTACAAAGCGAAACGCACGACTACCGTCAATGGGCTGGAAACCGCCAACCTGAACGCTCACCAGACGGTGAACATCAAAGGCGGCCGCGACCTGACGATTATCGACGGCGGCGATAAAATCGACATCACCGGCAATCAGACCTTCAAGCTTGACGGCGCGCAGACGCAAAACATTACGCAAACCCAGCATGTCACGGTGAAAGGCAACCAGACCCTCGACATTACCGAAGGGCAACAGACCAGCACCATCAAGCAGGGGCAGACGGTCAACATCACCTCCGGCGGCCAGCACACCACCATCACCGCCGGCGGGCAAATTCTGACGATTGAAGCGGGCGGTCAGACGGCCACCGTGACCGGGGATGTCACCGAAACCTACAACAACAACCAGAACACGACAATAACCGGCACGCTGACCATCAAGGCGAAAACCATCGATATCACCAGCGCGGACGGCGTCTCGGTGCAAACACCGAGCTGGAAAGATAACTGCCACGGTTGGAAATGGGTGGCGACCGGGGCCAACTTTGCCTTCTACGGATCCAATCTTTCGTTGACGGCAACCAGCCTGAAACACACGATGCTGGATATCTCGCACAACCCGCTGTCGATCAGCAAAACCAATTTCAAGCTCAGTAATGATCCCATGACGTTCACTCAGCTTGGCGCGCTGGTCACCAACGGCGCCTTACGGTTGAGCACCAAGGCGCTGGCGATCTTCTTGTAA
- the tagV gene encoding type VI secretion system accessory protein TagV has product MKTRITLTLLTALTLAGCSTPPPPPPALNNDALVSSEVNGVTLQHRAAVSAPKQFKPIGEEYRSLYAASIMSSPNYTGTAVGSLDNAAAFYALGEVENNWLAISAIRGGDLMGYIQANAGVPEARYKSTLRKDLPRRARAAKQDCVKVGGDSKACKNAGSATWILQ; this is encoded by the coding sequence GTGAAAACACGGATTACCCTGACGCTGCTGACCGCCCTGACGCTTGCCGGTTGTTCCACCCCGCCGCCGCCGCCGCCGGCACTCAATAACGACGCCCTCGTCAGCAGTGAAGTCAACGGCGTCACGCTGCAGCACCGCGCCGCGGTAAGCGCGCCGAAACAGTTCAAGCCGATCGGTGAGGAGTACCGCAGTCTGTATGCCGCCAGCATCATGAGCAGCCCGAATTATACCGGCACCGCCGTCGGCAGCCTGGACAACGCCGCCGCGTTCTACGCGCTGGGCGAAGTGGAAAACAACTGGCTGGCGATCTCCGCCATCCGCGGGGGCGACCTGATGGGTTATATCCAGGCCAACGCCGGCGTGCCGGAAGCGCGCTACAAATCGACGCTGCGCAAAGATCTGCCGCGCCGCGCGCGCGCCGCCAAACAGGACTGCGTCAAAGTCGGCGGCGACAGCAAGGCGTGTAAAAACGCCGGCTCAGCCACCTGGATCCTCCAGTAG
- a CDS encoding DUF4150 domain-containing protein, whose product MFANSQMIGVDLAFPDVCLTPSPAPVPVPYPDIALAPTAIPNAFNILFVGTPAHNMATVTPLTNGDNPGVATGVASGTVMGPSRHLTGAFTVLLKGTPATRLTSLSLQNSTNALGMRIVPSQLKVLLLAP is encoded by the coding sequence ATGTTTGCCAACAGCCAAATGATCGGCGTGGACCTGGCGTTTCCCGACGTCTGTCTGACGCCAAGCCCGGCGCCGGTGCCCGTGCCCTACCCGGATATCGCCCTGGCGCCGACCGCCATCCCGAACGCGTTCAACATTCTGTTCGTCGGCACCCCGGCGCACAACATGGCGACGGTGACGCCGCTGACCAACGGCGACAACCCCGGCGTGGCCACCGGCGTCGCTTCCGGGACGGTAATGGGGCCGTCCCGCCACCTGACCGGCGCCTTTACCGTGCTGCTCAAAGGCACCCCGGCCACCCGGCTGACCAGCCTCAGCCTGCAGAATTCCACCAACGCGCTCGGCATGCGCATCGTGCCGAGCCAATTAAAAGTGTTGCTGCTTGCGCCCTGA